One Pyrus communis chromosome 4, drPyrComm1.1, whole genome shotgun sequence genomic region harbors:
- the LOC137731215 gene encoding protein IQ-DOMAIN 29-like isoform X2: MGKTPGKWIKNLLLGKKSSKSTFSKKSTNKGESLFSSELTVSAPLISPTLVSPPLIEAVASNEVGSEITVAEKLPNDGVIMSSAREDGRAQAILSSTSQEDLETIKQEQAATKAQSAYRGYVARRAYRTLKGIVRLQALIRGYLVRRQAVSTLFCVQGIVKFQALIRGQLARHSDVLVEGATCFNLSGVSAYSQVERLSKIVFVQKILASLRTSIPLRLEYGPGEPNSSWVWLERWTRSCFWEPVVQPKKNPDSRSRRKHEKGQTKETEKARPKRSVQRLSGANVENGSKHVTPDSEKTKRNLRKVSSPSEVAKVKSNVRKSSDSKKVVSDRSLVGDERPKHSTVKSLVSAAPDDSEQGTGETSKKIEHMAVAVSKQSDLEGSVELPSADAPMEKLDDHPSGDVQPLENNGTSEEFQAINQEPSSRDHVIGNEDTKTSQRRASLPMKFEHQENGVHNTPMKFEQQENGVHNTPRVPSYMAPTASAKARLRGQGSPRFDQDIVEKNVITRRHSLSTSTNTKLSSPSPRAHGLFQAGKGVIRSDRSLLSSRDGFDKAIQPEWRR, encoded by the exons ATGGGAAAAACCCCGGGGAAATGGATCAAGAACTTGCTTCTTGGGAAGAAATCATCCAAGTCTACTTTTTCCAAA AAATCTACAAATAAAGGGGAGTCACTGTTCTCTTCAGAGTTAACTGTGAGTGCTCCGCTGATATCACCAACATTGGTTTCGCCACCACTGATTGAGGCTGTTGCTAGTAATGAAGTGGGTTCTGAGATCACAGTAGCTGAAAAATTGCCCAATGATGGGGTTATAATGTCATCTGCAAGGGAAGATGGCCGAGCGCAAGCTATCTTGAGTTCGACTTCTCAGGAAGATCTTGAGACGATCAAGCAAGAGCAAGCTGCCACAAAGGCGCAAAGCGCTTACAGGGGCTATGTG GCTCGCCGTGCATATCGGACTCTTAAGGGAATCGTGAGGCTGCAAGCACTTATTCGTGGTTACTTGGTTAGAAGACAAGCTGTATCCACATTATTCTGTGTCCAGGGGATTGTTAAGTTTCAGGCTCTGATTCGTGGTCAACTTGCTAGACATTCTGATGTTTTGGTTGAG GGTGCTACATGTTTTAATTTATCTGGAGTAAGTGCATATTCACAGGTGGAGAGGCTGtccaaaattgtttttgttCAGAAG atTTTGGCTTCATTGCGTACTTCAATTCCTCTACGTCTGGAGTACGGTCCAGGGGAACCTAACTCATCCTGGGTGTGGCTTGAGCGCTGGACCAGGTCATGCTTTTGGGAACCTGTTGTACAACCGAAGAAAAACCCTGATTCAAGGTCTCGTAGGAAGCATGAAAAGGGTCAAACAAAAGAAACTGAAAAGGCCAGACCAAAAAGAAGTGTTCAGAGACTGTCCGGTGCAAATGTTGAAAATGGGTCAAAACATGTCACTCCTGATTCTGAAAAGACTAAACGCAATTTGAGGAAAGTTTCTAGCCCTTCAGAAGTTGCGAAGGTTAAAAGTAATGTGAGAAAATCTTCTGATTCCAAGAAGGTGGTTTCTGATCGGTCATTAGTTGGTGATGAGAGACCAAAGCACAGTACTGTGAAGAGTTTGGTTTCTGCTGCTCCTGATGATTCGGAGCAAGGCACTGGTGAAACTTCCAAGAAGATTGAACATATGGCAGTTGCTGTGTCAAAACAGTCTGATCTAGAAGGAAGTGTGGAGCTGCCTTCAGCAGATGCACCCATGGAAAAGTTAGATGACCATCCTTCTGGTGACGTGCAACCATTGGAGAACAATGGGACAAGTGAAGAATTTCAAGCAATAAATCAGGAGCCAAGCTCAAGGGATCATGTTATCGGGAATGAGGATACGAAAACCAGCCAGAGAAGGGCTTCTCTACCTATGAAGTTTGAACATCAGGAGAATGGTGTTCATAACACACCTATGAAGTTTGAACAGCAGGAGAATGGGGTTCATAACACACCAAGAGTCCCTAGTTATATGGCACCAACTGCATCAGCAAAAGCTAGGCTGAGAGGACAGGGCTCCCCCAGGTTTGACCAAGATATTGTTGAGAAGAATGTTATTACCAGGCGGCATTCATTGTCTACTTCCACCAACACTAAGTTAAGTTCTCCTTCCCCACGGGCACATGGACTGTTTCAAGCTGGAAAAGGAGTAATCAGAAGTGACAGATCTTTATTGTCTTCAAGGGATGGTTTTG ATAAGGCGATCCAACCAGAGTGGAGGAGGTGA
- the LOC137731215 gene encoding protein IQ-DOMAIN 29-like isoform X1, translating to MGKTPGKWIKNLLLGKKSSKSTFSKVREKSTNKGESLFSSELTVSAPLISPTLVSPPLIEAVASNEVGSEITVAEKLPNDGVIMSSAREDGRAQAILSSTSQEDLETIKQEQAATKAQSAYRGYVARRAYRTLKGIVRLQALIRGYLVRRQAVSTLFCVQGIVKFQALIRGQLARHSDVLVEGATCFNLSGVSAYSQVERLSKIVFVQKILASLRTSIPLRLEYGPGEPNSSWVWLERWTRSCFWEPVVQPKKNPDSRSRRKHEKGQTKETEKARPKRSVQRLSGANVENGSKHVTPDSEKTKRNLRKVSSPSEVAKVKSNVRKSSDSKKVVSDRSLVGDERPKHSTVKSLVSAAPDDSEQGTGETSKKIEHMAVAVSKQSDLEGSVELPSADAPMEKLDDHPSGDVQPLENNGTSEEFQAINQEPSSRDHVIGNEDTKTSQRRASLPMKFEHQENGVHNTPMKFEQQENGVHNTPRVPSYMAPTASAKARLRGQGSPRFDQDIVEKNVITRRHSLSTSTNTKLSSPSPRAHGLFQAGKGVIRSDRSLLSSRDGFDKAIQPEWRR from the exons ATGGGAAAAACCCCGGGGAAATGGATCAAGAACTTGCTTCTTGGGAAGAAATCATCCAAGTCTACTTTTTCCAAAGTAAGGGAG AAATCTACAAATAAAGGGGAGTCACTGTTCTCTTCAGAGTTAACTGTGAGTGCTCCGCTGATATCACCAACATTGGTTTCGCCACCACTGATTGAGGCTGTTGCTAGTAATGAAGTGGGTTCTGAGATCACAGTAGCTGAAAAATTGCCCAATGATGGGGTTATAATGTCATCTGCAAGGGAAGATGGCCGAGCGCAAGCTATCTTGAGTTCGACTTCTCAGGAAGATCTTGAGACGATCAAGCAAGAGCAAGCTGCCACAAAGGCGCAAAGCGCTTACAGGGGCTATGTG GCTCGCCGTGCATATCGGACTCTTAAGGGAATCGTGAGGCTGCAAGCACTTATTCGTGGTTACTTGGTTAGAAGACAAGCTGTATCCACATTATTCTGTGTCCAGGGGATTGTTAAGTTTCAGGCTCTGATTCGTGGTCAACTTGCTAGACATTCTGATGTTTTGGTTGAG GGTGCTACATGTTTTAATTTATCTGGAGTAAGTGCATATTCACAGGTGGAGAGGCTGtccaaaattgtttttgttCAGAAG atTTTGGCTTCATTGCGTACTTCAATTCCTCTACGTCTGGAGTACGGTCCAGGGGAACCTAACTCATCCTGGGTGTGGCTTGAGCGCTGGACCAGGTCATGCTTTTGGGAACCTGTTGTACAACCGAAGAAAAACCCTGATTCAAGGTCTCGTAGGAAGCATGAAAAGGGTCAAACAAAAGAAACTGAAAAGGCCAGACCAAAAAGAAGTGTTCAGAGACTGTCCGGTGCAAATGTTGAAAATGGGTCAAAACATGTCACTCCTGATTCTGAAAAGACTAAACGCAATTTGAGGAAAGTTTCTAGCCCTTCAGAAGTTGCGAAGGTTAAAAGTAATGTGAGAAAATCTTCTGATTCCAAGAAGGTGGTTTCTGATCGGTCATTAGTTGGTGATGAGAGACCAAAGCACAGTACTGTGAAGAGTTTGGTTTCTGCTGCTCCTGATGATTCGGAGCAAGGCACTGGTGAAACTTCCAAGAAGATTGAACATATGGCAGTTGCTGTGTCAAAACAGTCTGATCTAGAAGGAAGTGTGGAGCTGCCTTCAGCAGATGCACCCATGGAAAAGTTAGATGACCATCCTTCTGGTGACGTGCAACCATTGGAGAACAATGGGACAAGTGAAGAATTTCAAGCAATAAATCAGGAGCCAAGCTCAAGGGATCATGTTATCGGGAATGAGGATACGAAAACCAGCCAGAGAAGGGCTTCTCTACCTATGAAGTTTGAACATCAGGAGAATGGTGTTCATAACACACCTATGAAGTTTGAACAGCAGGAGAATGGGGTTCATAACACACCAAGAGTCCCTAGTTATATGGCACCAACTGCATCAGCAAAAGCTAGGCTGAGAGGACAGGGCTCCCCCAGGTTTGACCAAGATATTGTTGAGAAGAATGTTATTACCAGGCGGCATTCATTGTCTACTTCCACCAACACTAAGTTAAGTTCTCCTTCCCCACGGGCACATGGACTGTTTCAAGCTGGAAAAGGAGTAATCAGAAGTGACAGATCTTTATTGTCTTCAAGGGATGGTTTTG ATAAGGCGATCCAACCAGAGTGGAGGAGGTGA